Genomic window (Pectinophora gossypiella chromosome 5, ilPecGoss1.1, whole genome shotgun sequence):
CTGGAGTTGTAGACCCAGACACTCTTGATGGTGACTTTGAGGCTGAAGATGTCTTGCTATATCCAGCAGTGAATCCTTGAGATGCAAGGCATGTGGCACACTTCCAACCAGAGCCCATATCATTGTCACTTATTACAGGTTTGTGACAGTCCTGCAACAAAAAGtaagttttctttgaaatttTAACTGATTACAAAACAGatactttaaataaaacatgttaACAAAAAAGTCTGATTTCACAGAAATGTAATAACAccaaagaatagaaaaaaaatatatttacctgATGATAAAGAGCATGGCAAGCATCGCATTCAACCAAGCGATTGCCGGCCTGCACGGCAATCTGGCGACATACAGCGCAAGTCAAGTCCTCTTCTAACAAATCAAACGCGAGTTCTCCATCCATCACGGAACCATCATCATTCTCCCGCTCCGGAATCTGAATTTGCTGCGGACTCTGCTGCGGCACTGGAACAGTTTTACTAGTAGACGCCTTCTCGCTTTTGTGCTTTGTTCTAGGACTCTCCATTTTCTCTTCATTGAGATACTTCCTCGGCAGTACATTTCCGAGAGTTTTAGAATTGCCATACGTCTGCCGGATAAGATCGTCTAAAGTCAAACGCAACTGCTCCGTCGAATCTGGTGCACTGGAGTGCAAATACTTTAAACAAAGCTTTATTGATGGATCAAAGTCTATAGAAGACATCTTGAAAGAAAAACTCCGGAAAATATAAACcaggaattaaaaacaaacaaaattcaaTTCAACACAAATTCACATTCACACACACCATATGACATATGTCATATgtcaaacattttttattttatacgtagGAAAGGCAAAAATCTAAACCTTTACATCCTTGTGTGACGTTAGTACTACAATCATTCAGTATGATTTCCAtatatttgaatacctattggCATCGGCAATCTGGATACGGCGCAAGAAAGCAGCCGTAAGTAAGAAGAGATGATCTGCAGGGCTCCCAGATCGTTTTATTTTTTGGTCTGTGGCATGGCTTGACATTTTGATGATGGCCGAAAGGTCTTTGCGtaggggcttttcggcgggaaacgggaacgggacagttgctttcttcattgagtaatctaaataattaatacgaagtggtgttttttggttaatgatcgcattaagttagtcagaagacattcgcgagtgttattatattgga
Coding sequences:
- the LOC126366572 gene encoding integrator complex subunit 12, with translation MSSIDFDPSIKLCLKYLHSSAPDSTEQLRLTLDDLIRQTYGNSKTLGNVLPRKYLNEEKMESPRTKHKSEKASTSKTVPVPQQSPQQIQIPERENDDGSVMDGELAFDLLEEDLTCAVCRQIAVQAGNRLVECDACHALYHQDCHKPVISDNDMGSGWKCATCLASQGFTAGYSKTSSASKSPSRVSGSTTPVKISSSSSASSSPSKVVTPNINIISADKRLQIMKKKAAKQHEKKKSSKN